The Mammaliicoccus sciuri genome window below encodes:
- the ybaK gene encoding Cys-tRNA(Pro) deacylase: MKKVKTNAMRILDQYNIFYHTHEFKIGKDHLDGHEVAQLIQKPEHQVYKTLVLTNGNREYFIFVIPVVEHLDMKKASKAVGQKKLELLPLDQLTKVTGYVRGGCSPIGMKKTYQTVIDINAESLSTFIVSAVKRGYQIELDPADLAKVIDVSFDDIIKYN, encoded by the coding sequence TTGAAAAAAGTTAAAACCAATGCGATGCGCATCTTAGATCAATATAATATATTTTATCATACTCATGAATTTAAAATAGGAAAAGATCATTTAGATGGTCATGAAGTTGCGCAATTAATTCAGAAACCAGAACATCAAGTGTATAAGACGCTTGTATTAACAAATGGGAATCGCGAATATTTCATCTTTGTTATTCCAGTCGTTGAACATCTTGATATGAAAAAAGCTAGTAAAGCTGTTGGTCAGAAAAAATTAGAACTCTTACCACTTGATCAACTCACCAAAGTTACAGGTTATGTAAGAGGTGGTTGTTCTCCAATTGGTATGAAAAAAACATATCAAACCGTAATTGATATCAATGCTGAATCATTATCTACGTTTATCGTCAGTGCAGTTAAACGTGGCTATCAGATTGAACTTGATCCAGCAGATTTAGCCAAAGTGATTGATGTAAGCTTTGATGATATTATTAAATATAACTAA
- a CDS encoding glucose 1-dehydrogenase, whose translation MYEDLKDKVVIVTGGNSGIGKATAKRFGKEGSKVVIGYLDHVEEAEKIVQSIKDSGADAVAIKADVSVESEIKNLIQQTHETFGRIDVLINNAGFEKPIPSHEMSLEEWSKVIDINLTGAFIGSREVINYYLEHDIKGQIINTASVHDVIPWPNYVNYAASKGGLKLMMETLSMEYGKNGIRINNVSPGAIVTEHTREKFSDPATREETLEMIPLHEIGEADQVANINAFLASEQASYIHGTTIYVDGGMTNYPAFMGGKG comes from the coding sequence ATGTATGAAGATTTAAAAGATAAAGTTGTGATTGTCACTGGAGGTAACAGTGGTATTGGTAAAGCAACTGCTAAACGATTTGGTAAAGAAGGATCAAAAGTTGTTATTGGATATTTAGATCACGTTGAAGAAGCTGAAAAAATCGTTCAATCTATTAAAGATTCAGGTGCTGACGCGGTTGCAATTAAAGCAGACGTTTCAGTAGAGTCAGAAATCAAGAACTTGATTCAACAAACACATGAAACATTTGGTCGTATAGATGTGTTAATCAATAATGCTGGTTTCGAAAAACCAATTCCATCTCATGAAATGAGTTTAGAAGAATGGTCTAAAGTTATCGATATCAACTTAACAGGTGCTTTTATTGGTAGTAGAGAAGTCATTAATTACTACTTAGAGCATGATATTAAAGGTCAAATTATCAATACTGCAAGTGTGCATGATGTTATTCCTTGGCCAAACTACGTCAATTACGCAGCAAGTAAAGGCGGCTTAAAATTGATGATGGAAACTTTATCAATGGAATACGGTAAAAATGGTATAAGAATTAATAATGTTTCTCCAGGGGCTATTGTTACAGAACATACTCGCGAAAAATTCTCTGACCCTGCAACACGCGAAGAAACATTAGAAATGATTCCATTACATGAAATTGGTGAAGCGGATCAAGTTGCAAATATTAATGCATTCCTAGCTTCAGAACAAGCAAGTTACATTCACGGTACAACAATATATGTTGATGGCGGAATGACAAACTACCCTGCTTTCATGGGCGGTAAAGGTTAA
- a CDS encoding AEC family transporter, producing MTEKFIMIILLIALGYVLKKLKFFKASDGNVLATLVLNVTLPSLVIVNLNGSDLDLSLGWLPILMLLYGIIAKVLIIWLFKKKYNNQIRGTVGMMAASVNIGLFAYPLVAQIWPKNGLLYFGMLDIGTAIIMFGVTYFVGSYFNDGGDQFDFKRMGLNLLKTVPLMTYMIMFILNIMSIKVPDKAIEFFEIIANANMPLSMILLGLFLNFKIEKAYLPIVVKYLAFHYGFGLLMGLLVHFFLPVDDPMIKTTLLIGWLLPIGVSVLSYAITFKYKTLPIVGMATNLSIVISIVILYVYQFFFV from the coding sequence GTGACAGAAAAATTTATAATGATTATTTTATTAATTGCTTTAGGATACGTTCTAAAGAAGCTTAAATTCTTTAAAGCTTCTGATGGTAATGTACTTGCAACACTTGTACTAAATGTTACTTTGCCTTCATTAGTGATTGTAAATTTAAACGGATCTGATTTAGATTTATCTTTAGGATGGCTACCTATATTAATGCTATTATACGGCATTATAGCAAAGGTACTAATCATATGGTTATTTAAGAAAAAATATAATAATCAAATAAGAGGTACTGTGGGCATGATGGCCGCTTCAGTTAATATTGGACTGTTTGCATATCCATTAGTCGCACAAATTTGGCCTAAAAATGGTTTATTATACTTCGGTATGTTAGACATTGGTACAGCTATCATTATGTTCGGTGTAACATATTTTGTTGGTAGTTACTTCAATGATGGTGGCGATCAATTTGACTTTAAACGAATGGGTTTAAATTTATTAAAGACCGTACCACTTATGACATATATGATTATGTTTATCTTAAATATAATGAGCATTAAAGTACCTGACAAAGCGATAGAATTCTTTGAAATTATTGCAAATGCGAATATGCCATTATCCATGATCTTATTAGGTTTATTCTTGAATTTTAAAATCGAAAAAGCATACTTACCGATTGTTGTTAAATACTTAGCATTTCATTATGGCTTTGGTTTATTAATGGGATTACTTGTTCATTTCTTCTTACCTGTTGATGACCCAATGATCAAAACGACGTTACTTATTGGTTGGTTATTACCTATAGGTGTTTCAGTACTGTCTTATGCCATTACATTTAAATATAAGACCTTACCTATAGTCGGCATGGCTACTAATTTAAGTATTGTCATATCAATCGTCATTTTATATGTATATCAATTTTTCTTTGTTTAA
- a CDS encoding SE1832 family protein gives MDLNQQLSELKYDYIRIQNDLEKRESTGQATDLLEKQLVKIEEEISKVRAQLDQD, from the coding sequence ATGGATTTAAACCAACAACTTTCTGAACTTAAATATGATTACATACGTATACAAAATGACCTAGAAAAGAGAGAATCTACCGGTCAAGCAACCGACTTACTTGAAAAACAACTTGTCAAAATCGAAGAAGAAATCAGTAAAGTTCGCGCTCAACTTGATCAAGATTAA
- a CDS encoding GRP family sugar transporter gives MEYLIALLPALFWGSVVLINVKVGGGPYNQILGTTIGAFIIGLCLFFFGDVHFTFTTVIIGMISGAFWALGQGFQLRSVDLIGVSITMPISTGLQLLGTTLFSAAFLGEWSTGTQVALGLSGLVLLIIGVIFTSVQKKGSGNSGNTKKIGKAIPILLISTVGYVVYVVIGQVFGVEGWDALFPQSIGMVIGGIILSFKHKPSVKHTSLNLLPGIVWALGNMFLFISQPKVGVGTSFSFSQMLVIVSTLGGIYLLGEQKTKRQMTFIWIGIVLIIIAAFIIGAAKG, from the coding sequence ATGGAATACCTTATAGCGCTATTACCAGCATTGTTCTGGGGAAGCGTCGTATTAATCAACGTTAAAGTTGGTGGAGGTCCTTATAACCAAATCTTAGGTACAACAATTGGGGCTTTCATCATCGGTTTATGTCTATTCTTCTTTGGTGATGTGCACTTTACATTCACTACAGTTATAATCGGTATGATTTCAGGTGCTTTCTGGGCACTTGGACAAGGATTTCAACTTAGAAGTGTAGACTTAATTGGGGTTTCAATAACGATGCCTATATCTACAGGCTTACAATTACTTGGAACAACATTATTCAGTGCTGCATTTTTAGGAGAATGGTCAACAGGTACGCAAGTTGCACTTGGCCTATCAGGTTTAGTGTTACTGATTATCGGTGTGATATTTACATCTGTTCAGAAAAAAGGTTCTGGAAACAGTGGAAATACTAAAAAGATTGGTAAAGCTATTCCAATATTACTCATCTCTACTGTCGGTTATGTCGTATACGTTGTAATCGGTCAAGTATTCGGAGTTGAAGGTTGGGATGCACTATTTCCACAATCTATTGGTATGGTAATTGGGGGTATTATTTTATCATTCAAACATAAACCTTCTGTTAAACATACGTCACTCAACTTATTGCCAGGGATTGTATGGGCATTAGGTAATATGTTCCTATTCATTTCACAACCAAAAGTTGGTGTCGGAACGAGCTTTTCATTTTCACAAATGTTAGTAATCGTTTCTACTCTAGGTGGTATTTACCTATTAGGCGAACAAAAAACAAAACGTCAAATGACATTTATTTGGATAGGTATCGTGTTAATCATTATTGCAGCATTCATTATTGGTGCAGCTAAAGGGTAA